One genomic segment of bacterium includes these proteins:
- a CDS encoding excisionase family DNA-binding protein, translating to MKSYYTTTQAAKLLSVSADTVLKWVKAGKIPSHRTPGGHNRISAEAVNALLPAAERTAETSGEPVVDPGYIYCWTFYGGPDGVRTECQECVAYKSQARRCYEMRVIPEEFGHLRLFCQSRCEDCEFYQLTHAQRRSVLIVSRNRGWTSDLVEQAAAAGLRLEIASSAYECGAVIEKFRPDFIVVDYSFGISRTKDICRHFNEDARIPFTRIILTSRQANWAEDCAQDVFGWIEKPFTMDQLGEFIEGTANRELQGDTVA from the coding sequence TTGAAAAGCTACTACACCACGACGCAGGCTGCGAAGCTCTTGTCGGTTTCCGCCGACACGGTTCTCAAGTGGGTCAAGGCCGGCAAGATCCCGTCGCACAGGACTCCGGGCGGCCATAACCGCATATCCGCCGAAGCCGTGAACGCCCTGTTGCCCGCTGCGGAGCGGACCGCCGAAACGTCCGGCGAGCCGGTGGTCGATCCCGGCTACATATACTGCTGGACCTTCTACGGGGGACCCGACGGCGTCAGGACCGAGTGTCAGGAATGCGTGGCCTACAAGAGCCAGGCGCGCCGCTGCTACGAGATGCGCGTCATCCCCGAGGAATTCGGTCACCTGCGGCTCTTCTGCCAGTCGCGATGCGAGGATTGCGAGTTCTACCAGCTGACCCACGCCCAGCGCCGGAGCGTCCTGATCGTCAGCCGCAACAGGGGCTGGACGTCCGATCTCGTCGAGCAAGCCGCCGCCGCCGGTCTGAGGCTCGAGATCGCGTCGAGCGCGTACGAATGCGGAGCAGTCATCGAGAAGTTCCGTCCCGACTTCATCGTCGTGGACTACTCGTTCGGTATCAGCCGCACGAAGGACATCTGTCGCCACTTCAACGAAGACGCGCGGATCCCCTTCACACGGATCATCCTGACCTCGCGACAGGCCAACTGGGCCGAAGACTGCGCCCAGGACGTCTTCGGCTGGATCGAGAAGCCGTTCACCATGGATCAGCTCGGCGAGTTCATCGAGGGCACCGCCAACCGGGAGCTGCAGGGGGATACCGTCGCCTGA
- a CDS encoding macro domain-containing protein: protein MLDSLRVNNSTLRLIKQDITDLEIQAFVYYAQHDLQLGSGFGTAISLRGGPSIQAELDALAPLATTGVAISGAGRLKADHILHAAGPRFQEPELEGKLRTTVLNCLKLAEAQGISGLAFPAMGAGFYGVPLPVSAEITLRAIRDYLCQETKLETVVVCLLDSREYKIFAAQLSALASAPAKA from the coding sequence ATGCTCGACAGTCTGCGAGTCAACAACAGCACCCTCCGCCTGATCAAACAGGACATCACCGATCTGGAGATCCAGGCCTTCGTCTACTACGCCCAGCACGATCTGCAACTGGGGTCGGGTTTCGGGACGGCCATCTCGCTGCGCGGCGGCCCTTCGATCCAGGCGGAACTCGACGCTCTCGCGCCGCTGGCGACCACCGGGGTCGCGATCAGCGGGGCCGGCAGGCTCAAGGCCGATCACATCCTGCACGCTGCGGGGCCGCGCTTCCAGGAGCCGGAGCTCGAGGGCAAGCTGAGGACCACGGTGCTGAATTGCCTCAAGCTGGCCGAGGCGCAGGGTATCTCCGGCCTGGCGTTTCCGGCCATGGGCGCGGGGTTCTACGGCGTACCGCTGCCGGTCAGCGCCGAGATCACCTTGCGGGCGATCAGGGACTACCTCTGCCAGGAGACGAAGCTGGAGACCGTGGTCGTGTGCCTGCTGGACAGCCGCGAATACAAGATCTTCGCGGCGCAACTCTCGGCCCTGGCGTCCGCGCCGGCGAAAGCCTGA